A genomic segment from Gossypium hirsutum isolate 1008001.06 chromosome D04, Gossypium_hirsutum_v2.1, whole genome shotgun sequence encodes:
- the LOC107898513 gene encoding receptor-like protein kinase 7, protein MSIQQWLLPMFLVFVSIIEMSCAESDELQILLKLKSALQNSNTDVFSSWIQGRSACNFNGVVCNSNGFVKEINLPHQQLIGYIPFGSICELKSLVKIDFGDNSLYGKVTDEDMKNCTGLQYLDLGLNSFSGQVPDLSPLNELKFLSLNSSGFSGHFPWKSLENLKELTFLSLGDNPFASSPFPQVVLYLEKLYWLYLTNCSITGQIPEGIHNLTRLRNLELADNTLSGPIPAGIIQLDKLWQLQLYNNSLSGNLPVGFGNLTSLVNFDASMNMLRGKLSELRSLNNLASLQLFENHFSGKIPEEFGEFKYLVGLSLYRNNLSGRIPPKIGSWSDFIFIDVSENFLTGPIPPDMCKNGKMVKLLLLQNNLTGTIPKSYANCKSLARFRVNNNLLSGIVPAGIWSLPNLALIDLTMNQFEGPVTGDIGNAKSLAQLLLSNNRFSGELPASISKASSLVSIHVSLNQFSGQIPGTIGKLKSLGSLYLDGNMFSGTIPDSLGSCVSLHDVNLAGNSLYGEIPDSVGSLQSLNSLNLSKNTLSGEIPTSLSSLRLSLLDLSDNRLVGPIPKSLSVEVFKDGFEGNLGLCSSNLKDFQPCSSDSGTLSHLRTFLSCFIAGILVLVLSIGCYMFVKVRKTNLNHPLKQGSWEMKSFHMLSFTEKDITNGIKSENLIGKGGSGNVYKVELNGGKKLAVKHIWTSDSSNGKSYRSSATMLTKSKFRSQEYDAEVTALSAIRHVNVVKLFCSITSEDCSLLVYEYLPNGSLWDKLHSCPKIDMSWELRYAIALGAARGLKYLHHGYDRPVIHRDVKSSNILLDEEWKPRIADFGLAKIVQNGSGGDWTHFIAGTHGYIAPEYAYTCNINEKCDVYSFGVVLMELVTGKRPLEPEFGENKDIVHWIYTKLENNEILDEVVDMNIANALKEDVIKVLRIAVHCTAKIPVLRPSMRMVVQMLEEADPSKLTDIIVH, encoded by the exons ATGTCTATCCAACAATGGCTTCTTCCCATGTTTCTTGTTTTTGTTTCAATCATCGAAATGTCCTGTGCCGAGTCCGATGAGTTGCAGATATTGTTAAAGTTGAAGTCTGCTCTACAAAATTCAAATACTGATGTTTTCAGTTCATGGATACAAGGAAGATCTGCATGTAATTTCAATGGAGTTGTTTGTAATTCGAATGGATTCGTAAAGGAAATCAATCTTCCCCATCAACAATTGATTGGTTATATTCCATTTGGGTCCATTTGTGAGCTAAAATCATTGGTGAAGATTGATTTTGGGGACAATTCATTGTATGGTAAGGTAACTGATGAAGACATGAAGAACTGTACAGGGTTGCAGTACCTGGATTTGGGGTTGAATTCATTTTCTGGACAAGTCCCTGATCTGTCTCCTTTAAATGAATTGAAGTTCTTGAGTTTGAACAGTAGTGGATTTTCAGGTCATTTTCCATGGAAATCACTGGAAAATCTCAAGGAATTGACTTTCTTAAGCCTTGGTGATAACCCATTTGCATCAAGTCCATTTCCACAGGTAGTCCTATACCTTGAGAAATTGTATTGGTTGTATCTCACTAATTGTAGTATCACTGGACAGATTCCTGAGGGAATTCACAACCTTACTCGGCTACGAAATCTCGAACTCGCTGATAATACATTGTCCGGTCCGATCCCTGCAGGGATTATCCAACTTGACAAACTTTGGCAACTTCAGCTTTACAACAACTCATTGTCAGGAAACTTGCCTGTTGGATTCGGTAATCTCACGAGTCTAGTGAACTTTGATGCGTCAATGAATATGCTTCGAGGCAAATTATCGGAGCTGCGGTCCTTGAACAACCTTGCTTCTTTGCAGCTCTTTGAAAATCATTTTTCAGGTAAGATACCTGAGGAGTTTGGTGAGTTCAAGTACCTTGTAGGGTTATCACTTTATAGGAACAACCTTAGTGGTCGAATTCCCCCCAAAATCGGATCGTGGTCGGATTTCATTTTCATAGATGTCTCGGAGAATTTCTTGACGGGTCCTATACCACCAGATATGTGCAAAAATGGCAAAATGGTTAAACTTCTTCTGCTGCAGAACAACTTAACTGGCACTATCCCTAAAAGTTATGCAAACTGTAAGTCCTTGGCTCGATTTCGAGTAAATAACAATTTGTTATCTGGTATTGTCCCTGCTGGTATTTGGAGCTTGCCAAATCTTGCCTTAATTGATCTTACCATGAATCAATTTGAAGGTCCTGTGACAGGGGATATTGGTAATGCCAAGTCACTTGCACAACTATTGCTGTCAAATAATCGATTTTCAGGTGAATTGCCTGCTTCAATCTCTAAAGCTTCTTCATTAGTCTCTATTCATGTTAGTTTGAATCAATTTTCTGGACAAATTCCGGGAACCATCGGAAAATTGAAAAGCTTAGGCAGCCTTTATTTGGATGGTAACATGTTTTCGGGTACGATACCGGACTCATTAGGCTCATGTGTTTCTTTGCATGATGTAAACCTTGCTGGTAACTCACTCTATGGGGAAATCCCTGATAGCGTTGGATCTTTACAGAGCCTGAACTCATTGAATTTATCCAAAAACACACTCTCTGGTGAAATCCCGACTTCTTTGTCATCTTTGAGATTAAGTCTTTTAGACTTGTCCGATAACCGGTTGGTCGGTCCAATACCCAAATCTTTATCAGTTGAGGTTTTTAAAGATGGCTTTGAGGGGAATCTAGGCCTATGCAGCTCAAATCTCAAGGACTTTCAGCCATGTTCATCAGATTCCGGTACATTGAGTCATCTTCGAACGTTTTTATCATGTTTCATAGCCGGAATACTAGTGCTGGTTTTATCAATAGGATGTTACATGTTTGTCAAGGTAAGGAAGACTAATCTTAATCATCCATTGAAGCAGGGTTCATGGGAAATGAAATCATTTCACATGCTAAGTTTCACTGAAAAGGATATCACCAACGGCATCAAATCAGAGAATTTGATAGGTAAAGGTGGATCTGGAAATGTCTATAAGGTCGAATTGAATGGCGGTAAAAAACTAGCTGTTAAGCACATTTGGACCTCAGATTCTAGCAACGGTAAAAGCTACCGGAGCAGCGCTACTATGCTAACAAAAAGCAAATTCCGATCACAAGAATATGATGCTGAGGTGACCGCGTTGAGTGCCATCAGGCATGTGAATGTGGTGAAGCTTTTCTGTAGTATCACAAGTGAGGATTGCAGTCTACTGGTTTACGAGTACTTACCGAATGGAAGCTTGTGGGACAAGCTACACTCATGTCCAAAGATCGATATGAGTTGGGAACTGAGATATGCCATTGCATTAGGGGCCGCTAGAGGGTTAAAGTATTTGCACCATGGATATGACAGACCCGTTATACACCGTGACGTGAAATCAAGCAATATTTTGTTAGATGAAGAGTGGAAACCGAGGATTGCCGATTTCGGACTTGCAAAGATTGTGCAGAATGGTAGTGGAGGGGATTGGACTCATTTTATAGCTGGAACTCATGGATACATTGCTCCTG AGTATGCATACACGTGCAATATAAACGAGAAGTGCGATGTTTACAGCTTTGGGGTTGTATTGATGGAATTGGTCACCGGAAAAAGGCCATTAGAGCCCGAATTCGGAGAGAACAAGGACATAGTACACTGGATCTACACTAAACTTGAGAACAATGAAATTTTGGATGAGGTGGTGGACATGAACATCGCCAATGCATTGAAGGAAGATGTCATCAAGGTGTTACGCATTGCGGTCCATTGCACGGCAAAGATTCCGGTGCTCAGACCAAGCATGAGAATGGTAGTTCAAATGCTTGAAGAGGCTGATCCTAGTAAACTCACTGATATTATTGTTCATTGA
- the LOC107898514 gene encoding transcription factor bHLH25 — protein MEIPPIGELPEMGLLENPNIFNPWCIDELSVLPVPVPVSASFGDNSQHYEASSSRPATIDKPQKQLKITNCCKSGKTHISTDIQSSFSPHTLPFSSSNYNPFGNQNFLVKGYHDTNNRISQSKDHIMAERKRREKLSEKFIALSALVPGLKKMDKATVLGDAIKYMKQLQEKVKTLEEQARQKSIESVVFVKKYQLLGDINAQFSSWDEISSAPFDEPLPETEARFCDQSVLISIHCEKRKGFPEKIISAIEKFNLTVINSNVMTFGSCALHITIVAQMDMEFCMTIKELVKNLHSAFIFLV, from the exons ATGGAGATTCCACCAATTGGAGAGTTGCCTGAAATG GGTTTATTGGAGAATCCTAACATATTCAATCCATGGTGTATTGATGAACTCAGCGTCCTCCCAGTTCCAGTTCCAGTATCAGCTTCTTTTGGAGACAATTCGCAGCACTATGAAGCTTCATCTTCTAGACCTGCTACCATTGATAAACCTCAAAAACAGCTTAAAATCACCAATTGCTGCAAGTCAGGCAAAACCCATATTTCAACTGATATTCAATCTTCTTTTTCACCACACACTCTCCCTTTTTCCAGTTCCAATTATAACCCTTTTGGTAACCAAAATTTTTTGGTTAAAGGTTACCATGACACTAACAATAGAATTTCTCAATCAAAAGATCATATCATGGCTGAAAGGAAACGAAGAGAAAAGCTCAGTGAGAAGTTCATAGCTTTATCTGCTTTAGTTCCTGGCTTAAagaag ATGGATAAGGCAACAGTGCTTGGAGATGCTATAAAGTATATGAAACAATTGCAAGAGAAAGTGAAGACACTTGAAGAGCAGGCCAGGCAGAAATCAATTGAATCTGTGGTTTTTGTGAAGAAATACCAGCTCTTGGGTGACATTAATGCTCAATTTTCAAGCTGGGATGAAATTTCCAGTGCCCCATTTGATGAGCCATTACCAGAAACCGAAGCAAGGTTTTGTGACCAAAGTGTTCTCATAAGTATTCACTGTGAGAAAAGGAAAGGGTTTCCTGAGAAAATCATTTCTGCAATCGAGAAATTTAACCTAACAGTCATCAACAGCAATGTAATGACATTTGGGAGTTGTGCTCTTCATATCACCATTGTTGCTCAG ATGGATATGGAATTCTGCATGACAATAAAGGAGCTTGTGAAGAACCTACATTCAGCTTTTATATTTCTAGTGTGA